In Candidatus Zixiibacteriota bacterium, a genomic segment contains:
- a CDS encoding GNAT family N-acetyltransferase — protein sequence MLTIKPIPKEHTDRFVEMAANAYPVMKANTEEEKKKLRERYEKRNADPRISMWGAYDGDTLLGGMRFFDFTMNLRGAKILCGGGGMLAVDLAHKKEHVARDLVRFWLNHYRQNEAPMAMLWPFRPDFYKQMGFGYGAKLDQYRVKPEHFPSHGHKKRVRLLGRADIPALCACYNRYADGITGMVVESELAWQVQFDMFPQWRMAGYEEQGRLLGYIIFEFEPAQPPTFVNNNMRVHRLVYETPDALHGLMSFLHSQADQVNRVLISTNDEYFHFLLGDVRNGTDNLVEIYHESHVSGVGVMYRVIDLPSVFVALRDHNFNDQSCALKITLRDSFIPENEGNTLVRFAGGRVTVEPSGDPEAEITLDVADLSSLLIGSVSFQALHRLGLVQISDAQCLKTVHRIFATDSKPSCHTMF from the coding sequence ATGCTGACCATCAAGCCGATCCCGAAAGAACATACCGACCGGTTCGTCGAAATGGCAGCCAATGCCTACCCGGTCATGAAGGCGAACACCGAGGAGGAGAAGAAAAAACTCCGCGAGCGGTACGAAAAGCGAAACGCCGACCCACGCATCTCCATGTGGGGAGCATACGACGGCGACACGCTGCTGGGGGGAATGCGCTTTTTCGATTTCACGATGAACCTTCGCGGCGCCAAAATTCTCTGCGGCGGCGGCGGAATGCTGGCTGTTGACCTTGCTCATAAGAAAGAGCATGTCGCACGAGATTTGGTGCGGTTCTGGCTGAATCATTATCGGCAGAACGAGGCCCCGATGGCGATGCTCTGGCCGTTCCGTCCGGATTTCTACAAGCAGATGGGGTTCGGCTATGGCGCCAAGCTCGATCAGTACCGGGTGAAGCCGGAGCATTTCCCTTCCCACGGTCACAAAAAGCGGGTACGCCTGCTCGGACGTGCCGATATCCCAGCCCTGTGCGCTTGCTATAACCGATATGCTGACGGCATAACCGGTATGGTTGTAGAATCTGAGCTTGCCTGGCAGGTGCAGTTCGACATGTTTCCCCAGTGGCGGATGGCCGGCTACGAAGAACAAGGCAGGCTTCTCGGGTATATCATCTTTGAGTTCGAACCGGCGCAGCCGCCGACTTTCGTGAACAACAACATGCGAGTGCACCGACTGGTGTACGAAACACCAGACGCATTACATGGCCTCATGAGCTTCTTGCACAGTCAGGCTGACCAGGTCAACCGGGTTCTCATTAGCACCAACGACGAGTATTTCCATTTCCTCCTCGGAGATGTCCGCAACGGCACAGATAATCTTGTCGAAATTTATCACGAGAGCCACGTCTCCGGGGTGGGGGTGATGTATCGGGTCATCGATCTGCCATCGGTTTTCGTGGCATTACGAGATCACAATTTCAACGATCAAAGCTGCGCGCTGAAGATCACACTGCGGGACAGTTTCATTCCTGAGAACGAAGGAAACACACTGGTTCGGTTTGCCGGAGGACGTGTGACTGTTGAGCCCAGCGGTGACCCGGAAGCAGAGATTACTCTGGATGTTGCGGATCTCAGCTCGTTGTTGATCGGCTCCGTTTCTTTCCAGGCGCTCCACCGGCTCGGCCTTGTCCAAATCTCCGACGCACAATGTCTGAAGACTGTCCATCGCATCTTTGCCACCGACAGCAAGCCATCCTGTCACACCATGTTCTGA